Sequence from the Flavobacteriales bacterium genome:
GGCTTTGTGGGCCATCTTTGTGCCACTAAAGACTATTCCTTTGAGAACATGAAAAGAGCTGTAATAATAGGTTCTGCGATGGCGTCTTTTTGTGTAGAAAAATTTGGAACAGAACGAATGGATGGCCTTTCTAAGGATGAGGTTAATCGCCGTATTTCAGAATTTATAGACTTGGTTCAGTTCGACATACAGCTTGTCTAATCCTATTCAAAAACAATAAGGACAGCGTTTTTTTCAACGCTATTGCTTTTTTTGGCGTGCACCTTTTGTACTATACCGTTTCTGGTAGATTTAATAATGTTTTCCATTTTCATAGCCTCCAACACAATGAGCCCGTCTCCTTCATTGATAGTATCTCCAGCTTTTACTAAGATGTCCAAGACCTGACCTGGCATTGGAGCTTTAACCTCATTATCCTTCTTATTAGAAGCGGTATCTAGCCCCATTTGATTTAATAAATCGTCATATTTGTCTTTTAGCACGACATCATAAAGCCGATTATTGATTTGTAGACAGACTTCTTTTTTAGAAGTGTCTAAACGCACCACATCAGCTAAATAAGATTTATTCTTGTAGATAATTTGAAACTGACCGTCTTTTACTTCGATACAGTCCCAACTAATATCATCTTCAAGGGAAAATTCAAGACCTTTATTTATTACAGCTTTCACACTACAAATTTAACAAAGAAATGTTGTTACTTTTACACCCTCACAAAATTATATTATAGAAACACTGATAGCAATTGCCTTAGCGCTTCTAGTAAGTACTAACACACCAAAAGTAGAATACGCAGAGAAACTAGAGGAAAAGGAAATATATAACCCTTCGCGAACCCGCCTAAATGACCTTATTCATACAGACTTATCTGTTCGCTTTAATTGGGAAAAACAACATCTATTAGCAACAGCAGAGCTTACATTAAAACCGTATTTTCACTCAACCAATCAATTAATACTAGACGCAAAAGGCTTTGACATACACTCTATAAGTATGAATGGGGAGGAGCTGCAATACGATTACGACAACCTTCTATTAGACATACAACTCGATAGAGTTTACGACAGAACTGAAGAGTATACCATTACAATAAAGTACACCGCAAAACCAAATGAACTTGCTGTTGAAGGAAGCAACGCCATCACAGATGCTAAAGGCTTATGTTTTATAAACCCACTTGGAGAAGATAAAAATAAACCCATGCAAATTTGGACCCAAGGCGAAACTGAAGCTAGCTCGTGTTGGTTTCCAACAATAGATTCTCCTAATGAAAGAACAACCCAAGACATAGACATTACTGTAAAGAATAAGTTCACAACCCTATCAAATGGTTTATTGCTAAAAAGTGTTGATAATGAAGACGGCACAAGAACAGACTTTTGGGAGCAAAAGTTAGGACACACCCCTTATTTAGCGATGATGGCTATTGGAGAATTCAACATCACATACGATAATTGGAAAGATAAAGATGTAACCTACTATTTAGAAGACGATTACCATAAAAACGCAAGAGCTATTTTTGGAAGAACACCAGAGATGATAGATTATTTTTCA
This genomic interval carries:
- a CDS encoding acetyl-CoA carboxylase biotin carboxyl carrier protein subunit — translated: MKAVINKGLEFSLEDDISWDCIEVKDGQFQIIYKNKSYLADVVRLDTSKKEVCLQINNRLYDVVLKDKYDDLLNQMGLDTASNKKDNEVKAPMPGQVLDILVKAGDTINEGDGLIVLEAMKMENIIKSTRNGIVQKVHAKKSNSVEKNAVLIVFE